Proteins co-encoded in one Zalophus californianus isolate mZalCal1 chromosome 9, mZalCal1.pri.v2, whole genome shotgun sequence genomic window:
- the KRT7 gene encoding keratin, type II cytoskeletal 7, producing the protein MSIHLSSQVFSSRSSAFPRRGAQVRLSPVRPGGFGSRSLYGLGASQPRVAVRSAYGGPVGAGIREVTINPSLLAPLRVDIDPSIQQVRQEEREQIKTLNNKFASFIDKVRFLEQQNKLLETKWALLQEQKSAKSSCVPSIFEAYIAGLRRQLEGLQLDGGRLEAELRNMQDVVEDFKNKYEDEINRRTAAENEFVVLKKDVDAAYMNKVEFEAKVDALNDEINFFKTFYETELAELQSQISDTSVVLSMDNSRSLDLDGIIAEVKAQYEEMANRSRAEAETMYQIKFETLQAQAGKHGDDLRNTRNEIAEMSRAIQRLQAEIDNIKNQRAKLEAAIAEAEECGELALKDAHAKQEELEAALQRAKQDMARQLREYQELMNVKLALDIEIATYRKLLEGEESRLAGDGVGAVNISVVNSTGGGGSRVAFGGTMGSNALSFSSGGPGTFKSYSIRTSAATNRSIRK; encoded by the exons ATGTCTATCCACTTAAGCTCCCAGGTCTTCAGCTCGCGCTCCTCCGCCTTCCCCCGGCGCGGCGCGCAGGTGCGCCTCAGCCCGGTGCGCCCCGGCGGCTTCGGCAGCCGCAGCCTGTACGGCCTGGGCGCCTCGCAGCCGCGCGTGGCCGTGCGCTCCGCCTACGGGGGCCCCGTGGGCGCCGGCATCCGCGAGGTAACCATCAATCCAAGCCTGCTGGCCCCGCTGCGGGTGGACATCGACCCGTCCATCCAGCAGGTGCGCCAGGAGGAGCGCGAGCAGATCAAGACCCTCAACAACAAGTTCGCCTCCTTCATCGACAAG GTGCGGTTCCTGGAGCAGCAGAACAAGCTGCTGGAGACCAAGTGggccctgctgcaggagcagaaGTCGGCCAAGAGCAGCTGTGTCCCCAGCATCTTCGAGGCCTACATTGCTGGCCTGCGGAGGCAGCTTGAGGGGCTGCAGCTGGATGGAGGCCGCCTGGAGGCGGAGCTGCGGAACATGCAGGACGTGGTGGAAGACTTCAAGAACAA GTATGAAGATGAAATTAACCGTCGCACAGCTGCTGAGAATGAGTTCGTGGTGCTGAAAAAG GATGTGGATGCTGCCTACATGAACAAGGTGGAGTTTGAGGCGAAGGTGGATGCCCTGAATGATGAGATCAACTTCTTCAAGACCTTCTATGAGACG GAGTTGGCAGAGCTGCAGTCCCAGATCTCGGACACGTCCGTGGTGCTGTCCATGGACAACAGCCGCTCCCTGGACCTGGACGGCATCATCGCCGAGGTCAAGGCCCAGTACGAGGAGATGGCCAACCGCAGCCGGGCCGAGGCCGAGACCATGTACCAGATCAAG TTTGAGACCCTCCAGGCGCAGGCTGGGAAGCATGGGGACGACCTCCGTAATACACGGAACGAGATCGCAGAGATGAGCCGTGCCATCCAGAGGCTGCAGGCTGAGATTGACAATATCAAGAACCAG CGTGCCAAGTTGGAGGCTGCCATTGCCGAGGCTGAAGAATGTGGGGAGCTGGCCCTCAAGGATGCACATGCcaagcaggaggagctggagGCCGCCCTGCAGCGAGCCAAGCAGGACATGGCCCGGCAGCTGCGCGAGTACCAGGAGCTCATGAACGTCAAGTTGGCCCTGGACATCGAGATCGCCACCTACCGCAAGCTGCTGGAGGGCGAGGAGAGCCG GTTGGCTGGAGATGGAGTGGGAGCTGTGAATATCT CTGTGGTGAACTCCACTGGTGGAGGTGGCAGCCGGGTGGCCTTTGGAGGAACCATGGGCAGCAATGCCCTGAGCTTCTCGAGCGGTGGGCCTGGGACCTTCAAGTCCTATTCCATCAGGACCTCAGCTGCCACCAATAGGAGCATACGAAAATGA
- the LOC113922341 gene encoding keratin, type II cuticular Hb1-like, with protein sequence MSCLSSRFGGPCGVRAFSCMSACGPRPGRCCITAAPYRGVSCYRGLTGGFGSRSVCGSFRAGSCGRSFGYRSGGVCGPSPPCITTVSVNESLLTPLNLEIDPNAQCVKHEEKEQIKCLNSRFAAFIDKVRFLEQQNKLLETKWQFYQNRRCCDSNLEPLFEGYIETLRREAECAEADSGRLASELNHVQEVMEGYKKKYEEEVALRATAENEFVTLKKDVDCAYLRKSDLEANAEALTEEIDFLRRLYEEEIRVLNAHISDTSVIVKMDNSRDLNMDCIVAEIKAQYDDIASRSRAEAESWYRSKCEEMKATVIRHGETLRRTKEEINELNRMIQRLTAEVENAKCQNSKLEAAVTQSEQQGEAALSDAHCKLAELEAALQKAKQDMACLVREYQEVMNSKLGLDIEIATYRRLLEGEEHRLCEGIGAVNVCVSSSRGGVVCGNLCVSGSRPVTGSVCSAPCSGNVAVSTGMCAPCGQRCSSSSSVRFA encoded by the exons ATGTCCTGCCTCTCCTCCCGCTTCGGCGGCCCCTGCGGGGTCCGCGCCTTCAGCTGCATGTCGGCGTGTGGGCCCCGGCCCGGCCGCTGCTGCATCACGGCCGCCCCCTACCGCGGCGTCTCCTGCTACCGCGGCCTCACCGGGGGCTTTGGCAGCCGCAGCGTCTGCGGGAGCTTCCGCGCCGGCTCCTGCGGCCGCAGCTTCGGCTACCGCTCCGGCGGCGTGTGCGGGCCCAGCCCGCCCTGCATCACCACCGTATCGGTCAACGAGAGCCTCCTCACGCCCCTCAACCTGGAGATCGACCCCAATGCGCAGTGCGTGAAGCACGAGGAGAAGGAGCAGATCAAGTGCCTCAACAGCAGGTTCGCTGCCTTCATCGACAAG GTGCGCTTCCTGGAGCAGCAGAACAAGCTGCTGGAGACCAAGTGGCAGTTCTACCAGAACCGCAGGTGCTGCGACAGCAACCTGGAGCCCCTGTTCGAGGGCTACATCGAGACGCTGAGGAGGGAGGCCGAGTGCGCGGAGGCCGACAGCGGGAGGCTGGCCTCAGAGCTCAACCACGTGCAGGAAGTGATGGAGGGCTACAAGAAGAA ATACGAAGAGGAGGTAGCACTAAGGGCCACGGCTGAGAATGAATTTGTGACCCTGAAGAAG GATGTGGACTGCGCCTACCTCCGCAAGTCAGACCTGGAGGCCAACGCGGAGGCCCTGACTGAGGAGATTGACTTCCTGCGGCGCCTGTATGAGGAG GAGATCCGCGTTCTCAATGCCCACATCTCAGACACCTCGGTCATCGTCAAGATGGACAACAGCCGGGACCTGAACATGGACTGCATTGTGGCCGAGATCAAGGCTCAGTATGACGACATCGCCAGCCGCAGCCGGGCTGAGGCTGAGTCCTGGTACCGCAGCAAG tgTGAGGAGATGAAGGCCACGGTGATCCGGCACGGGGAGACCCTGCGCCGCACCAAGGAGGAGATCAACGAGCTCAACCGCATGATCCAGAGGCTGACCGCTGAGGTTGAGAATGCCAAGTGCCAG AACTCCAAGCTGGAGGCCGCAGTGACCCAGTCGGAGCAGCAGGGCGAGGCGGCTCTGAGCGATGCCCACTGCAAGCTGGCGGAGCTGGAGGCCGCCCTGCAGAAGGCCAAGCAGGACATGGCTTGCCTGGTCAGGGAGTACCAGGAGGTGATGAACTCCAAGCTGGGCCTGGACATCGAGATCGCCACCTACAGGCGGCTGCTGGAGGGCGAGGAGCACAG GTTGTGTGAGGGCATTGGTGCTGTAAATGTGT GTGTCAGCAGCTCCCGGGGCGGGGTGGTCTGCGGGAACCTCTGCGTGTCCGGCTCGCGGCCGGTGACCGGCAGCGTGTGCAGCGCCCCCTGCAGCGGGAACGTGGCGGTGAGCACCGGTATGTGCGCGCCCTGCGGCCAGAGGTGCAGCAGCAGCTCCTCGGTGCGGTTCGCGTAG